Proteins co-encoded in one Symmachiella macrocystis genomic window:
- a CDS encoding YiiX/YebB-like N1pC/P60 family cysteine hydrolase, protein MSWILAAALLTAQPTEMPVEELTATKAVERIEALPTGTLIFSAGDCLAIRVYTQSRFTHVAAVVSDQGKMTVYDSDNGVGVRRQDLAAYLKSQSPGEIHIVRPRCPFSKRQCRRFRAELEEQLGRPYGVKHHLTGNRAKGLHCAEYVMDALMAANVMTAKNPPRVSPASLHTGAHKKQTYVPEMTVTVCDLAPEKGDGWCSQTWLDTKRCTKRCYLKMRGWFCCY, encoded by the coding sequence ATGTCTTGGATCCTCGCTGCCGCGCTGCTGACAGCGCAGCCGACCGAGATGCCCGTTGAAGAATTGACCGCCACAAAAGCCGTAGAACGGATTGAAGCACTGCCCACCGGCACGTTGATCTTCAGTGCCGGCGATTGCTTAGCGATACGGGTCTATACGCAAAGTCGCTTCACGCACGTCGCTGCCGTAGTCTCGGATCAAGGCAAAATGACCGTCTATGACAGTGACAACGGGGTGGGCGTGCGACGACAAGACTTGGCGGCGTATTTGAAATCGCAGTCGCCCGGCGAAATCCACATCGTCCGTCCGCGCTGCCCATTCTCGAAACGGCAATGCCGCCGATTTCGCGCGGAGTTGGAGGAACAACTCGGGCGGCCCTACGGTGTGAAACATCATCTCACCGGCAACCGGGCCAAAGGACTGCATTGTGCGGAATACGTGATGGATGCCCTGATGGCGGCCAATGTGATGACGGCCAAGAATCCCCCCCGCGTCTCCCCGGCCAGCCTGCATACCGGTGCGCACAAGAAGCAGACCTACGTCCCAGAGATGACGGTAACAGTCTGCGATCTCGCCCCGGAGAAAGGGGACGGCTGGTGCAGCCAGACTTGGCTCGACACCAAACGCTGTACGAAGCGCTGCTACCTAAAAATGCGCGGCTGGTTTTGCTGCTATTGA
- a CDS encoding lysylphosphatidylglycerol synthase transmembrane domain-containing protein, which produces MQETIGQIQPQHRKCACWGLLTTFHDAEETRPLDKLFAIAGKLKWPFAIGMLGYLLFQHWDNFKSLLHGQKNWGFFALGFTLVAGCAALTFVRWYLLVWAQEFDFTLKDAFRLGGFGLLCNYGGPGIVGGDLLKAAMVARNQQSRRAVAAATVVLDRILGLLALFMVGALATLFVDFDTAALNEAAATAAAADKTQDQGFLASVPMMSVVGWSLWVGSIVGVAGLMIMLTPGSTRWPILQKLVGLKYVGKTLADLLNGIALYQTKRRVVSLAVVISLIGHAGLVAGFYCCARSLNAWVPNLWAHYYFMPAAELFASVIPVPGGVGPLEGAISFFYGLTAVGHVTKDTAEATGVAAALVFRVTSVVTAVMGAGYYMLTKPKSEPDLLSSDPLEPSQEPTSATKLPA; this is translated from the coding sequence GTGCAAGAAACGATTGGGCAGATCCAACCGCAGCATCGAAAGTGCGCATGTTGGGGATTGTTGACGACATTCCACGATGCTGAGGAGACTCGACCGTTGGATAAGCTTTTTGCGATCGCCGGGAAACTCAAATGGCCTTTTGCCATTGGCATGTTGGGCTATTTGCTGTTTCAACATTGGGATAATTTCAAAAGCCTGCTGCACGGCCAAAAAAACTGGGGCTTTTTTGCTTTGGGATTCACACTGGTCGCCGGCTGCGCTGCTTTAACGTTCGTCCGTTGGTACCTGTTGGTCTGGGCGCAGGAATTTGACTTCACGCTTAAAGACGCTTTTCGGTTGGGCGGATTTGGACTGCTCTGCAACTACGGCGGACCGGGCATTGTCGGTGGGGATTTACTGAAAGCGGCCATGGTCGCTCGGAATCAACAGTCACGCCGTGCCGTCGCTGCCGCCACTGTCGTTTTGGATCGCATCTTAGGACTGCTCGCGCTGTTTATGGTCGGCGCTTTGGCGACGCTCTTCGTAGACTTCGACACCGCCGCATTAAATGAAGCGGCTGCGACAGCTGCTGCGGCCGATAAAACCCAAGACCAAGGCTTTTTAGCTTCGGTGCCCATGATGTCGGTGGTTGGCTGGAGTCTGTGGGTCGGTTCGATTGTGGGTGTTGCGGGCCTGATGATCATGCTCACTCCCGGTTCAACCCGCTGGCCGATCTTGCAAAAGCTGGTTGGACTCAAATACGTAGGAAAAACGTTGGCGGATCTGCTGAACGGGATTGCCCTCTATCAAACCAAACGGCGTGTCGTCTCTCTAGCTGTCGTGATCAGCCTCATCGGACATGCAGGACTGGTGGCGGGCTTTTATTGCTGTGCCCGATCGCTGAATGCGTGGGTTCCGAATCTGTGGGCACACTATTATTTCATGCCTGCTGCGGAGTTATTCGCATCGGTCATTCCGGTTCCCGGTGGCGTGGGACCATTGGAAGGAGCGATCTCGTTCTTCTATGGGCTGACGGCTGTAGGACACGTCACCAAGGATACCGCTGAAGCCACCGGTGTGGCGGCGGCGTTGGTGTTTCGGGTCACAAGCGTCGTGACGGCGGTGATGGGAGCAGGCTATTACATGCTCACCAAACCCAAGTCGGAGCCAGACCTGCTGTCCAGCGATCCCTTGGAGCCGTCGCAAGAGCCGACTTCGGCCACGAAATTGCCTGCCTAG
- a CDS encoding TolB family protein: protein MERLYYYGRSILAAAVLLCVISSPVLAQDAAATDSLIGYTQFRVNLPGGRHTNAATMRAHVVRGDGSAPREVAAELIPNADTWTQFAGWSPDGETAIIGSGWQDPENAAWEEEHKTFRMATGGWTYDMHTLDLPTGKIVNVTAVERVSPYNSGLFYWPNDSTQFGFQALIDGVSHPYRMDRDGRNKVDLSSGADGFTYGFNASSDGKRIAYHKNYQVYLADADGSNAVHVETGHPFNFAPTWSPDGQSLVFVSGEHYDCHPHIVRRDGSGLKKIGDRNGYRGVVTIFDVFDFHGGSSDLPVWTPDSQSVIFAKQTGKAGTQLFRTTLDGKTKQLTHSKPGTLNYHPVVHPSGARIALGSTRSGTRQLYVMDLESGKVHAVTDVPSGHGAMWPHWQPRPSVTR from the coding sequence GTGGAGCGTCTCTATTACTATGGGCGATCAATACTTGCCGCCGCAGTTCTGCTCTGCGTCATTTCCTCGCCGGTGCTTGCCCAGGATGCGGCTGCTACGGATTCGCTGATTGGTTATACGCAATTTCGTGTGAATCTTCCCGGCGGCCGACACACCAACGCTGCGACAATGCGGGCGCATGTCGTACGCGGCGACGGCAGTGCTCCGCGCGAAGTCGCTGCTGAATTAATTCCCAATGCCGACACGTGGACGCAGTTCGCCGGGTGGTCCCCCGACGGAGAGACAGCCATCATTGGCAGCGGCTGGCAAGACCCCGAAAATGCCGCCTGGGAAGAAGAACACAAGACCTTCCGCATGGCGACCGGCGGTTGGACGTACGACATGCACACGCTCGATCTGCCCACCGGTAAGATCGTCAACGTCACGGCCGTTGAACGCGTCAGTCCCTACAATTCGGGCCTGTTCTACTGGCCCAATGATTCCACACAATTCGGGTTTCAAGCCTTAATCGACGGCGTTTCGCATCCCTACCGCATGGATCGGGACGGCCGCAATAAAGTCGATTTGAGCAGCGGAGCGGATGGCTTCACCTACGGATTCAATGCGTCCTCCGATGGCAAGCGGATCGCCTATCACAAGAACTACCAGGTCTATTTGGCCGATGCCGACGGCTCGAATGCGGTTCACGTCGAAACCGGCCATCCATTCAACTTCGCCCCCACTTGGTCCCCTGACGGTCAATCGCTAGTGTTTGTCTCAGGCGAGCATTACGACTGTCATCCGCACATTGTGCGGCGGGATGGAAGCGGGCTGAAAAAAATCGGTGACCGCAACGGCTATCGCGGCGTGGTAACCATCTTCGACGTGTTTGATTTCCATGGTGGCAGCAGCGACCTCCCGGTCTGGACCCCTGACAGCCAGTCGGTCATTTTTGCAAAACAAACGGGCAAAGCGGGAACGCAATTGTTCCGCACAACGTTGGATGGAAAAACCAAACAGCTCACGCATTCCAAGCCGGGCACGCTGAATTACCATCCCGTGGTCCACCCCAGCGGCGCACGGATCGCGTTAGGCTCAACGCGTAGCGGGACACGCCAACTGTATGTCATGGACTTGGAGAGCGGAAAAGTGCATGCGGTCACCGACGTCCCCAGCGGGCACGGTGCGATGTGGCCGCATTGGCAACCCCGCCCGTCGGTCACTCGCTAG
- a CDS encoding citrate/2-methylcitrate synthase, whose amino-acid sequence MEVLKGKSVSTKGLKGIIAADSSICKVNGLEGRLMYRGYNIHELAEHSSFEEVSYLLLKGELPNTEQLATFSKMLADSREIPASTLELIKSFPQDIPPMTALRTAISALGMADHDAENNDPEANFEKSIDLIARLSSVIAAIHRIRHGQEPLAPKPELSHAGNYMWQLNGRDPSADETKAMDLILILHAEHGLNASTFAARVIIATLTDIYSAVTGAIGALKGPLHGGANVEVLKALHKIDDVANVAKFVEGVRESKGKFMGFGHAVYQVEDPRAAHLKELSRRLGIEKRETKWYDISIELESQVKEAINKNCNVDFYSASLQHYMGIPGDIFTCIFAASRISGWCAHILEQLSNNKIIRPSANYIGSEERTYVPVSER is encoded by the coding sequence ATGGAAGTTCTGAAAGGGAAATCAGTGTCGACTAAAGGTCTCAAGGGCATCATTGCAGCCGACAGTTCCATTTGTAAGGTCAACGGCCTGGAAGGCCGGTTGATGTATCGCGGTTATAACATCCACGAACTGGCCGAACACAGTAGCTTTGAAGAGGTTTCCTACCTGCTGCTCAAAGGGGAACTTCCCAATACCGAACAACTGGCCACCTTTTCCAAGATGTTGGCCGACAGCCGCGAAATCCCGGCTTCAACACTGGAACTGATCAAATCATTTCCGCAAGACATTCCCCCGATGACGGCACTGCGAACCGCCATTTCAGCGCTGGGAATGGCCGATCACGATGCTGAAAATAACGACCCGGAAGCGAACTTCGAAAAATCAATTGACCTGATCGCCCGCCTGTCTTCAGTCATCGCCGCCATTCACCGCATTCGCCACGGCCAAGAACCGCTGGCGCCCAAACCGGAACTCAGCCATGCTGGGAACTATATGTGGCAACTCAACGGACGAGATCCCTCGGCCGACGAGACGAAGGCCATGGATCTGATTTTGATTTTGCATGCCGAACACGGGCTCAACGCCAGTACGTTTGCCGCACGCGTGATCATTGCGACACTCACCGACATCTATTCCGCCGTCACCGGCGCCATTGGCGCTCTGAAAGGTCCATTACACGGCGGTGCCAATGTCGAGGTGCTTAAAGCCCTGCATAAAATTGACGACGTTGCCAATGTTGCCAAGTTTGTGGAAGGTGTCCGAGAGTCCAAAGGCAAATTCATGGGCTTCGGGCACGCCGTCTATCAGGTCGAAGACCCCCGCGCCGCACATCTCAAGGAACTCTCCCGCCGCTTGGGCATCGAAAAGAGAGAGACCAAATGGTACGACATTTCGATCGAGCTCGAGAGCCAAGTCAAAGAAGCCATCAATAAGAATTGCAACGTCGATTTCTATTCGGCCAGCTTGCAACACTACATGGGGATCCCTGGTGATATCTTCACCTGTATCTTCGCCGCAAGTCGCATTTCTGGATGGTGTGCACACATTCTGGAACAATTGTCCAACAACAAAATCATCCGCCCTTCAGCCAATTACATCGGAAGCGAAGAACGCACCTACGTGCCGGTGAGCGAACGCTAA
- the nagB gene encoding glucosamine-6-phosphate deaminase, whose amino-acid sequence MDTNVVKRPRSNQSAQYLRQTKIPTLMFETSAEADKHVSLVIESLIRENNSAGTPTVLGLPTGSTPIGVYRELIRLHNEEDLDFSRVVTFNLDEYYPMDSTSIHSYRRWMNETFFDHVNIPEENIHIPKGDIPREEVEAFCDDYERQIERAGGIDIQLLGIGRTGHIGFNEPGSSRESLTRKVTLDPVTRGDAADSFFGLENVPMEAITMGVGSILSAGKIFIMALGEHKAPVVKRAVEGEITEEVSASFLQKHPQAVFVVDVAAASKLTAVETPWIVGPVAWTPELTKRAVIGLSEKIGKPLLKLNRDDFMGNHLHDLLRHNGEAEAICMKIFDEFMQGICTHPANKEKQTVIVFSPHPDDDVISMGGTLITMVDQGHDVYIAYMTSGNIAVFDHDALRHIDYVDEYEETFGLATEETRAFHKRCRDSLATKQSGDPDTEELLNIKGLIRKTEATTAAVEAGVPREKLRFLDLPFYQTGKVTKRPIGEDDVHIVADLLSDLNPGQIYVAGDLSDPHGTHRMCAKAILAALEEVDEAVKPEVWLYRGAWQEYDPHEIDRVVPLSFELMHRKKLAIFRHESQKDAARFPGSDKREFWLRAEERTKKTADVYNNLGLPEFYGLEGFARWRGQL is encoded by the coding sequence ATGGACACCAACGTTGTCAAACGTCCGCGCTCAAATCAATCCGCCCAGTATTTACGGCAAACAAAGATTCCCACGTTGATGTTTGAGACGTCGGCTGAAGCCGATAAGCATGTCTCGCTTGTCATCGAGAGTCTCATCCGTGAAAACAATTCCGCAGGAACCCCCACGGTGCTGGGATTGCCGACCGGCTCGACTCCTATCGGTGTCTACCGTGAGTTGATTCGGCTCCATAACGAGGAAGACCTCGATTTTTCGCGCGTGGTAACGTTCAATCTCGACGAATACTACCCCATGGATTCAACGTCGATTCACAGTTATCGGCGGTGGATGAACGAAACCTTCTTCGACCACGTCAACATTCCCGAAGAGAACATCCATATCCCCAAAGGGGACATTCCTCGCGAGGAAGTGGAAGCGTTCTGCGACGATTACGAACGCCAAATCGAACGCGCCGGCGGCATTGATATTCAACTGTTGGGCATCGGCCGGACGGGGCACATTGGTTTCAATGAACCGGGAAGTTCTCGTGAGAGTCTGACCCGCAAGGTCACTCTCGATCCCGTCACGCGGGGAGACGCAGCTGATTCATTTTTCGGGCTGGAAAACGTCCCCATGGAAGCCATCACGATGGGGGTCGGCTCGATTTTGTCCGCTGGAAAAATCTTCATCATGGCCCTGGGCGAACACAAAGCGCCGGTCGTGAAGCGGGCGGTCGAAGGGGAAATCACAGAAGAGGTCTCTGCCAGTTTCCTGCAAAAACATCCGCAAGCCGTCTTCGTGGTGGATGTTGCCGCCGCTAGCAAGTTGACTGCGGTCGAAACCCCGTGGATTGTCGGCCCGGTCGCATGGACGCCGGAATTGACAAAACGCGCCGTCATCGGTCTGTCGGAGAAGATCGGCAAACCGTTGCTGAAATTGAACCGCGATGATTTCATGGGAAACCACCTACACGATTTGCTCCGCCACAACGGTGAGGCAGAAGCGATCTGCATGAAAATCTTTGACGAGTTCATGCAAGGCATTTGCACGCATCCGGCCAACAAGGAAAAACAGACCGTCATCGTTTTCAGCCCTCACCCGGACGACGACGTAATTTCTATGGGAGGCACGCTGATCACAATGGTCGACCAGGGACACGATGTCTACATTGCCTATATGACCAGCGGGAATATCGCCGTATTCGATCACGATGCCCTACGGCACATTGACTATGTCGATGAATACGAAGAAACTTTCGGACTCGCCACCGAAGAGACACGCGCCTTTCATAAACGTTGTCGCGACAGCCTGGCGACCAAGCAGTCCGGCGATCCCGATACCGAAGAGCTATTGAACATCAAAGGCTTGATTCGCAAAACCGAGGCCACGACCGCGGCTGTCGAAGCGGGTGTGCCGCGTGAAAAATTACGGTTCCTGGATTTGCCGTTTTACCAAACTGGTAAAGTCACAAAACGGCCCATCGGTGAAGACGACGTGCACATTGTTGCCGATCTGTTGTCCGATTTGAATCCGGGACAAATCTATGTGGCGGGCGACCTGTCCGATCCGCACGGCACACACCGGATGTGCGCTAAAGCCATTCTTGCCGCTCTGGAAGAAGTCGACGAGGCGGTCAAGCCGGAAGTCTGGTTGTACCGGGGTGCTTGGCAGGAATACGATCCGCACGAAATCGACCGCGTTGTGCCGCTCAGCTTCGAGTTGATGCATCGCAAGAAATTGGCGATCTTCCGACACGAGTCACAAAAAGACGCCGCTCGTTTCCCCGGTTCGGACAAACGCGAATTTTGGTTGCGTGCCGAGGAACGGACTAAAAAGACCGCCGATGTCTACAACAACCTCGGGCTACCTGAGTTCTACGGGCTCGAAGGTTTTGCCCGCTGGCGTGGGCAACTATAA
- a CDS encoding PIG-L deacetylase family protein encodes MSDEHLPPRILAIHAHPDDVEIQCAGTLALLKEQGCQITIATMTAGDCGSAEMGPEEIARVRRGEAQAAADLLGADYMCLEFRDFCIIIDHEGRRKTTEAVRRARPDIVLTAPPVDYMSDHEMTSRLVRDACFMAPAPNYSTEQWDPAPPIDAIPHLYYTDSVEGIDWFGNDIPPDFIVDISRSIDLKQEMLACHASQRNWLLRQHGIDEYLESSRRWSAARGQQKGVAYGEGFRQHSGHPYPGDNRLWELLNS; translated from the coding sequence ATGTCAGACGAACACTTACCGCCCCGCATCTTGGCCATTCATGCCCACCCTGATGATGTCGAAATTCAATGTGCGGGAACCTTGGCGTTGCTCAAAGAGCAGGGCTGCCAGATCACGATTGCTACGATGACCGCCGGCGATTGCGGGAGCGCTGAGATGGGACCGGAGGAAATCGCCCGCGTCCGTCGCGGCGAAGCTCAGGCTGCAGCGGATTTGTTGGGCGCGGATTATATGTGTCTGGAATTCCGCGACTTTTGCATCATCATCGACCATGAAGGGCGGCGGAAAACAACCGAAGCCGTCCGTCGCGCGCGGCCCGATATTGTGCTGACGGCGCCGCCGGTGGATTACATGAGCGACCACGAAATGACCAGCCGCTTGGTCCGAGATGCCTGTTTCATGGCACCGGCACCGAATTATTCGACTGAACAGTGGGATCCCGCCCCCCCGATCGACGCTATTCCTCATCTGTATTACACCGATTCGGTGGAGGGAATTGACTGGTTCGGCAACGACATTCCGCCGGATTTCATCGTCGACATCAGCCGCTCAATCGATTTGAAGCAAGAAATGCTAGCTTGTCATGCGAGTCAACGGAATTGGCTGCTCCGCCAGCATGGAATCGATGAATACTTGGAAAGTAGCCGTCGCTGGAGCGCTGCCCGCGGTCAGCAGAAGGGAGTCGCTTACGGCGAAGGGTTTCGCCAGCACAGTGGTCATCCCTATCCTGGAGACAACCGGTTATGGGAGCTGCTGAACTCCTAG
- a CDS encoding dienelactone hydrolase family protein: protein MFDRLIRRCLFSAAPLLCLIGTLHAAEDASPVRKRSDPPAIHSSWDDLLEGINTPEQWLAYKKKLRQRYLELLRDDQKPTKPPLDLQVHETVEVDGKYIRKLISYNVEADERAHAYLGIPLRLSEPSAAIVALHGTFAQGMKRAAGLADNPNKAYLDHLARRGYVVIAPEHFVSGTRIPAEGAYETGAFHKKHPEWTAVGKFTYEHSIAVDVLQSLPEVDDDRIGALGHSLGGHGTFFLAAYDERIKVAACNCGASFFRHNPGVEHWSRDHWYVYFKHLRPELLKGNLPPIDFHEIIALVAPRAFLDVSALNDGSPPIQRQRVLMNLKIMEVFELEGVPENFGFYVHGQKHSVEHASRALIYAWMDSHLRPEITTARLVEE, encoded by the coding sequence ATGTTCGACCGACTCATCCGCCGATGCCTATTCAGTGCTGCCCCCCTGCTCTGCCTGATTGGGACGCTACATGCAGCTGAGGACGCCTCGCCGGTCCGCAAACGCTCCGATCCGCCCGCAATTCACTCCTCCTGGGACGACCTCTTAGAAGGCATCAATACCCCGGAGCAATGGTTGGCGTATAAAAAGAAATTGAGGCAACGCTATCTGGAACTGCTCCGCGACGATCAAAAACCAACCAAACCGCCGCTCGATTTGCAGGTCCATGAGACGGTCGAGGTCGATGGGAAGTACATTCGCAAATTGATCAGCTACAACGTCGAAGCGGACGAGCGCGCGCATGCCTATTTGGGAATCCCGCTCCGACTCAGCGAACCATCAGCGGCGATTGTCGCCTTGCATGGCACATTTGCACAGGGGATGAAACGAGCAGCTGGACTCGCAGATAATCCCAACAAGGCGTACCTCGATCATCTCGCTCGCCGCGGGTATGTGGTCATCGCGCCTGAACATTTTGTCTCCGGCACGAGAATTCCCGCGGAAGGGGCTTATGAAACCGGAGCATTTCACAAAAAACACCCCGAGTGGACAGCTGTCGGGAAATTCACTTACGAGCACTCGATCGCCGTTGACGTGTTGCAGTCGCTTCCCGAAGTAGACGACGATCGCATCGGGGCGTTGGGGCATTCGCTGGGGGGGCATGGCACGTTTTTCCTAGCGGCCTACGACGAGCGCATCAAGGTCGCTGCTTGCAATTGCGGCGCGAGTTTTTTCCGCCACAATCCCGGCGTCGAACATTGGTCCCGTGACCATTGGTACGTCTACTTTAAGCACCTGCGGCCCGAGTTGCTGAAAGGGAACTTGCCGCCGATCGATTTTCACGAAATCATCGCCCTGGTTGCCCCCCGCGCCTTTTTGGATGTCTCGGCACTCAACGACGGCAGCCCGCCAATTCAGCGGCAGCGGGTGTTGATGAACCTGAAGATCATGGAGGTCTTTGAGTTGGAAGGTGTTCCAGAGAACTTTGGATTCTACGTGCATGGCCAAAAGCATTCCGTGGAGCACGCCTCCCGGGCATTGATTTATGCCTGGATGGACAGCCATTTGCGCCCCGAAATCACAACCGCACGTCTCGTCGAAGAATGA
- a CDS encoding methyltransferase — translation MPRRRKNSTTEVKTLPTPVQEQLLIDAVCPLLEEQTAEIRVLCTTLSRGQAAAALAAVCPTALVTCHFLDAYLAELTREFAGASLNFETACSAEFPETPIDLAVIPTHSGVEPELTRDRLQSTHQALVEGGRLAVSTNDPKDSWLHELMQSMFDKVTRIATKKRGVVYIARKTAPLKKLKSFEARFTFPDHDRLITIVSRPGVFCHRRLDDGARALLKVVEVRDNDRILDMGCGAGAVGLALAARNAKISVTGVDSNARAVWCAEQGVAANELANFNAVHTADGSCEEEGSYDLFLGNPPYFSNYRIAELFLQTAVRMLKPGGEIMIVSKSISWYKQRMAELFDDVGTAESGHYIIAGAVNRRRRK, via the coding sequence ATGCCCCGCCGTCGTAAAAACTCGACTACTGAAGTCAAAACTCTTCCCACGCCGGTGCAGGAACAACTGCTGATTGATGCGGTTTGCCCGCTTCTCGAAGAGCAGACCGCTGAGATACGCGTGTTGTGCACAACACTCAGCCGTGGACAGGCAGCAGCGGCGCTTGCCGCGGTATGTCCTACTGCGCTGGTCACTTGTCATTTTTTAGACGCCTACCTCGCCGAGTTGACGCGTGAATTTGCAGGGGCTTCGCTCAACTTCGAGACCGCATGTTCGGCCGAATTCCCCGAGACTCCGATCGACCTGGCTGTGATTCCCACGCATTCGGGTGTGGAACCGGAATTAACGCGGGACCGTTTACAATCCACGCATCAAGCGCTGGTCGAGGGAGGACGATTGGCCGTCTCGACCAACGACCCCAAAGACAGTTGGCTGCACGAGTTGATGCAGTCGATGTTCGATAAAGTCACGCGGATTGCGACCAAAAAACGAGGCGTGGTGTATATTGCTCGTAAAACCGCGCCGCTGAAGAAACTGAAATCCTTCGAGGCCCGCTTCACGTTTCCCGATCATGACCGTCTGATCACAATTGTCAGCCGTCCGGGAGTCTTTTGCCATCGTCGTTTAGACGACGGTGCGCGAGCGCTGCTCAAAGTTGTTGAGGTTCGCGATAACGATCGGATTTTAGACATGGGCTGCGGCGCCGGTGCTGTCGGTCTGGCACTGGCGGCGCGTAACGCCAAGATTTCCGTAACCGGCGTCGATTCCAATGCACGTGCAGTCTGGTGTGCGGAGCAGGGAGTGGCCGCAAACGAACTGGCCAACTTCAACGCAGTTCATACCGCCGACGGCAGTTGCGAAGAGGAGGGGAGTTACGACCTGTTCTTAGGAAACCCGCCTTACTTTTCCAACTACCGCATCGCCGAGTTATTCCTACAAACCGCGGTGCGGATGCTGAAACCGGGCGGCGAAATCATGATCGTGAGCAAAAGTATCTCCTGGTACAAACAACGCATGGCGGAGCTGTTTGACGACGTAGGAACGGCCGAATCGGGGCACTACATCATTGCCGGCGCAGTGAATCGACGGCGGCGGAAATAG
- a CDS encoding 2-hydroxyacid dehydrogenase: MTQIPIMGDGLPQPLLEMLGAEFEVLAWDDAPDSPALARAEAIIAYGHPQVDGPMLDRAPQLKVISNHGVGVDHIDVAAALQRGIPVGNTPGCLDAATADMTMALMLATARNVVVGDQYAHSPEFLHYDPAILIGQEVTGSKLGIVGMGRIGKQVAKRAAGFDMQIIYHNRHRDSSAESDYKAEYRSLDDLLAESDFVALNCPLTPETTGLISGPQFAMMKSSAILINMARGPVVDPAALYTALSTGQIAAAGIDVTDPEPLPRGHELLALENLIITPHLGSASNRTRERMLRMTVENLHAGLQGKPLPYSVEQN; the protein is encoded by the coding sequence ATGACTCAAATCCCCATTATGGGAGACGGATTGCCGCAACCGTTGTTGGAGATGCTTGGCGCGGAATTTGAAGTGCTCGCCTGGGACGACGCTCCTGACTCCCCTGCCCTGGCCCGTGCCGAAGCGATCATTGCGTACGGACATCCCCAAGTCGATGGCCCCATGCTGGACCGGGCGCCCCAGCTGAAGGTGATCAGCAATCATGGCGTTGGCGTCGATCACATTGACGTGGCCGCTGCCCTGCAGCGCGGTATTCCGGTTGGCAATACGCCCGGTTGCCTCGATGCTGCGACCGCCGATATGACAATGGCATTGATGTTGGCGACGGCCCGGAATGTGGTGGTTGGTGACCAGTATGCGCATAGCCCGGAGTTTCTCCACTATGATCCGGCCATTCTCATTGGACAGGAAGTGACCGGCAGCAAGCTGGGAATCGTTGGCATGGGCCGTATCGGCAAACAGGTGGCCAAGCGCGCCGCCGGTTTCGATATGCAGATCATTTATCACAACCGCCATCGCGACTCCTCAGCGGAAAGCGACTACAAAGCGGAGTATCGCAGCTTAGACGATTTGCTAGCCGAGAGTGATTTCGTAGCGCTTAACTGCCCGCTGACGCCGGAAACAACTGGACTGATCTCCGGGCCACAGTTTGCGATGATGAAATCATCGGCCATCTTGATCAACATGGCCCGCGGCCCGGTGGTCGATCCGGCCGCACTCTATACCGCGCTCTCGACCGGGCAAATTGCCGCGGCGGGGATCGATGTCACCGATCCGGAACCGTTGCCGCGCGGGCATGAACTGTTGGCGCTGGAGAATCTGATCATCACGCCGCACCTGGGCAGTGCCTCAAACCGCACCCGTGAACGGATGCTGCGCATGACGGTGGAGAATCTTCACGCTGGGTTACAGGGGAAACCTCTCCCTTATTCTGTCGAGCAAAACTGA